GCGGCGATATCGATGCCGTCCGGCACGCGGTCCATGGCAAGGGCGACCGAATCCCTGAGCAGCCCCCAGGTGCCGGCCAGGATGACGCCGGCGATGGCGAGGCTCGCCAGCGGATCGATGCGCTCCCATCCGGTCAGCAGGATCACGGCGCCGGCCACGACGACGCCGAGCGAGACGAGCGCGTCATAGGCCATGTGCTGGAACGCGGCGCGGATATTGATGTCGGACCCGCGCCCCGCGGCGAACAGCCAGGCGGTGACGCCGTTGACGACGATGCCGATCGCCGCGACGATCATGATCGTCGCCGTGCCGACCGGGGCGGGCTCGAACAGCCGACGGATGGCCTCGACGGCGATGGCGCCGATGGAGATGAGCAGGATCGTCGCATTCATCAGCGCGGCGAGAATGGTGCCGCGCCCGAGGCCATAGGTATAGCGCCGGGAAGGGGACCGCTTCGCCAGAACCGCCGCCACCCAGGCCACGAGCAGGCCCAGCACGTCGCCGAGATTGTGGCCGGCATCGGCGACCAGCGCCATCGAATGCGCCGCGATGCCGGCGATCACCTCGCCGACGACGAACGCGGAATTCAGGATCGCCCCGATCGCGAACGCCGCCCCGAAATCCGCCGGCGCATGGCTGTGCCCGGGGCCGTGGGAATGGCCGTGATGGTCATGGCCGGCATGGGCGTCATGAGCATGATGATCGTGCGGCATGGATAACTCCTCCGAACCGGCCGGATGCCGGGTCAGCAACAGCAGGTGCCGGTCCAGGCTTCGCGGCCTTCCCTGACCAGGAACCAGACAACACCCAGAGAGGTCGCGGCGTCCACCCACCAGGCGCCGGTGACCGCCTGAACCGCCAGGCCGATCACGACGACCAGCGAGAGATAGAAGCAGGTTATGCTCTCCATCGCATCGGCCCGCATCGCGCGGCTGCCGAGCGCATCGGCGACGGCGATCTTGCGCCGCGCGAGCAGATACATCACCGGCATCGCCGCGAGCGTCACCGCGAGGCCGGGCCAGGAGAACGAAGCGCCGGCCCGCGCCGCCAGCCTGAACGCCGCCATGATGACGACAGAGGCGGCAAGGGCGAACAGCAGCCCGCCGGCGAGCCGGCCCGCGAGGCGTTCCGCCTGCTCGCCGAACGCCTCGCCGCGGCGCAGCTCCACGTTCAGGCGCCAGATCAGCACCAGCGCGGAGGCGATCTCGATCACGCTGTCGATCCCGAAGGCGCCCAGCGCCACGCTGCGCGCCCGGAGCCCCGCCAGGATGGCCACCGTCGCCTCGATCGCCATCCAGCCAAGCGTTGCATATTCCAGCCGGAAGGCGCGCCCGATCAGCGCCGCCCTCTCCGCGCGCAGCGCCGGCGCCGGGCTCGTGCCGGCTGTTGGGCCGGCCGCGGCGCAGCAATGGTCCTGAAGTGCTGGCTCGATGGTGGCAGGGGCTTCGTCCATGATCACAAAAGCCTCGACAACGGGGATCGCCGCGCCAATCTCGACCCTGTAGCCGCTACAGGGTCAAGGAGGTGCGATTTGCTCGGAATCGGCGAACTCTCCCGCAAGACAGGCGTCAGGATCGAGACGATCCGCTACTACGAGCGGATCGGCCTGCTGGCGCCGCCGGCCCGCACGGCGGGAAACTACCGCCGCTATCGCGAGACCGATGTCGGGCGTCTCCGCTTCATCCGGCGCGCGCGCGCCCTCGGCTTCCCGATCGACCGTATCGGCACGCTGCTCGCTCTGGCGGATCAGCGCGACCGCTCATGCGAGGATGTCGACGCGATCGCCCGCGACCATCTCGACGAGATCGATCGCAAGATCGCCGATCTCACCGCCCTGCGCCGCGAACTGGCATCGATGGTCGATGCCTGCTCCTCGCGCAGCATCGCCCGCTGCCGCATCCTCGGAGCCCTGGCGTCCGATCGGTGAGCCGGCGCGCCGCGCCCTCGCGTCCGTTCCGTCACGCCGATCGCGCATGGACCTCGACGGTCAGGTGCGAAAGCGATCTGAAGCGGGCGAGCTTCCGCTGGTAGTCGGCAGCGCCCAGCCCGCTCGCCGTCCGCACCGACAGGATGGCGCCCAGATGCCCCGGGCCGAGCCGCCAGAGATGCAGGTCCGCCAGTTCGTCGCCATCCGCCTCGATCGTCTCGCGCAGCCGCTGCGCGAGACGGCGGTCGGGGGTCATGTCCAGCAGGATCGCGCCGGTGTCGCGGATCAGGCCGAACGCCCAGCTCGCGATGACCAGCGCGCCGACGATGCCGACCGCCGGGTCCATCCATCGCCAGCCGAAGGCGCGCGCCAGCAGAAGGCCGACGATCACCAGGATCGACACCGCCGCATCGGTGGCGACGTGGATCACCGCCGCGCGCATGTTGTTGTCGCGCCCGGTGGTTTCATGGGCGTGCTCGTGCTCGACGAAGTTCACGGCGCCGCTGGCATCGCCGATGGCAACGACCGCGGTGAATTCATGCGGCTCGGGAATTTCCTCGTGCGATTCCAGGTAGCCGTCGGCCGCCGTCATCGTGAAGGCCTGGCGCCGGCCGCCGGCGCGGATCGTCTCGATCGTCACCGCCGCCGCCGTCGGCAGATCGCCATCCTCCGCCGCCAGGCGGAACCGCGGCGGCACGCCATCCTCGAAAATGCCGAGGCGCATGGCGGCACCGCCGATCGTCACGAGGTGCGTCTCGTCGTCATGGTGGTGGTCATCCCCGGCGTGTCCGTGATGATGCCCGTGCCCGTGCCCGTGCCCGTGCCCGTGCCCATGTCCGTGGGCATGGCCGTGGCTGTGGCCATGGTCATGCCCGCCGGCGAGAATGAGCGCGCTGACCACATTGACGACGAGCCCGAGCCCGGCGATCGGCAGGGCCTCGGCAAAATCGATCGGCACTGGCGCGAAGAACCGCCTGATCGCCTCGTAGCCGATCAGCAGGGCGATCATCGCCAGGACGATGGCGCTGGTGAACCCCGCCAGATCGCCGAACTTCCCCGTGCCGAAGCTGAAGCGCGGATCGCCGGCGTGCTTGCGGGCGTAGCGATAGGCGAGGGCGGCGAGCAGCAGGGCGCCGGCATGCGTGCTCATGTGCAGGCCATCCGCCACCAGCGCGATCGACCCGTACAGCGATCCGCCGACGATCTCCAGGATCATCATCGCCGTGCAGATCCAGATCACCCACCAGGTGCGGCGTTCGCTGCGCTCATGGTCGGCGCGCAGGAAAATATGGTCGTGCCCTGCGAAGGTCGTTTGATCAGACATGTCTTGCCTCACTTCAGATAGGCGCGGATCACGGCCAGGAGCTGCTCGGTCGCGTCGTTGTCCTGCGCGTCGGGATGGGTGTCCGCGTCCACGAGGTGCGAACGGACGTGATCCTCGACGACCTCCGCCATCAGCCCCGCGATCGCCCCGCGGACCCCGGCGATCTGCTGCATGACGGTCTCGCAGCCGGCCTCCGCCTCGAGAGCCCGCTCGATGGCCTCGACCTGGCCCCGGATCCGGCGGACGCGCGCCAGCAGCTTCCGCTTTTCACGAACGGTATGGGTCATCCGGCATCTCTAGCATACTCCCCCTCCCTATAACAGGGGGGCGCAGCGCCGCCGGACGGCCCCGGCGCGCGACCGCCCTTGACATGGGTCAACGCAGGAGCCGCCGGCCGATGCTATCCACAATGACCAGTATCGGCATCCGCGCGGATGCCGTTCCGGACAACCTCGAGCGGCGGATCCTGCACTGTGGAGCATGATGTTTCGCGACGGTCGTTCATATGCGGTTCGGCGCTGGCCGCCGCCGCCGCGGGCGTGCCCGGTCCCGCCGCGGCGGCACCGCCTGCCGCGGATGCCGGGCGGGTGCTCGGCCCCGGCGCAATCCCCGTCACCCTCACGGTCAACGGTACCGGCCACGTCCTCGCCATCCCGCCGCAGACGACCCTCGCCGATGCGCTCCGCACGATGCTCGGCCTGACCGGCACCAAGGTCGCATGCGATCGCGGCGCCTGTTCCGCCTGCACCGTCTGGCTCGACGGCAAGCCGATCGTCTCCTGCATGTTCCTCGCCATCGATGCCGCGGGGCATCGGGTCACGACGATCGAGGGGCTGGCGCGCGGCGACGACCTCCATCCCGTGCAGGCCGCGTTCATCGCGCACGACGCCCTGCAATGCGGCTTCTGCACGCCCGGCATGGTCATGAGCTGCGCCGCCCTGCTCGGCTCCGTGCCGGCACCGACCGACGCCGAGGTGAGGGCGGCCATCAGCGGCCATCTCTGCCGCTGCGGCACCTATCCGCACGTCATCGCGGCGACGCTCGACGCCGCGCGTGTCCGGAAATCCTGAGCATGGCGCATGATCCGTCACGCCGCACCGAGCGCTTCCCCCACGGCATCGCCGGGGCCGGCCTCGGGTCGATCGAGCGGTCGGTGCCGGCGGACGAGCCGCCGCCGCTGCCGCCGAACGCCGAACTCGCGGTCATCGGCCGTTCGGTTCCCCGGCTGAACGGGCGCGACAAGGTCACGGGCGCCACGCGCTACACGGTGGACATCGCGCCGCGCGGCATGCTGCATGCCCGCCTGCTGCGCGCGCCCCTCGCGCATGCCCGCATCCGCGCGATCGACGCCGGCGCGGCCCGCGCGCTCGATGGCGTCCGTGCGGTCGTCATCCTGGCGCAGCCCGGCGATCCCCTGTCGGGCATGGTCCGCTATGCCGGCCAGCCGGTCGCCGCACTCGCCGCCGACTCGCCGGCCATCGCCAGGGCGGCGCTCGATCTCGTCCGTGTCGACTACGAAGCGCTCCCCTTCGTCGTCGACATGGAAGACGCCCGCGCCAGCGAAGCGCCGCCGGTCTATGCCCCCGGCACCGCGCCGGCCGGCCATCCCTCCGGCTTCCCCGCCCCCGCCGGTCTCGCCCGACACGGCAATGTCCGCGCCGCCGTGATCGACCGGCGGGGCGACGTCGCCGCCGGCCTCGCCGCGGCCGATGTGGTGGTGGAGGGCACCTATCGCACCCAGGTGCAGACCCATTGCTGCATGGAGCCCCACGCCATCGTCGCGGACTGGACGGAGGACGGGCTCACCGTCCACATGTCCACCCAGTTCACCGCCGGCATCCGCCACGAACTCGCCGCCGCGTTCGCCCTCCCGCTCAGCCGCGTGCGTGTCGTGGTCGACGGCATGGGCGGCGGCTTCGGCTCGAAATCGACCCTCGGCACCTATGGGCGCGCCGCCGTCGCCCTCTCCCGCGCGGCCGGCGCGCCCGTCCGCCTGGTGCTGACCCGCGCCGAGGAGCAGGTCGATTCCGGCAACCGCCCCGGCACGTTCCAGCACCTGCGCATCGGCGCCCGGCGCGATGGCACGCTGACCGCGATCGAACTGACCAGCCATGGCACGGCGGGCGTGGCGCTCGGCGCCGGCGTCGGCGACTTTGCCGGCGCGGTCTACCGGTGTCCGAACCTGCTGACATCGCATCGCGACGTCTTCACCAATGCCGGGCCCGGCTGCGCCATGCGCGCGCCGGGAAACGTGCCGGGCGCCTTCGCCTTCGAACAGGCGATCGACGAGCTCGCCGAACGCCTCGCGCTCGATCCCGTTGCCCTGCGTGACAGGATCGATCCCAGCCCGGTCCGCCGCGAGGAACGGCGGATCGGCGCCGCGCGCTTCGGCTGGGCCGCCCGTCATCCGCCGGGTTCGGATCGGGGGCCGGTCAAGCGCGGCATCGGCATGGCGCAGTCCCACTGGGGCGCGCATGTGCAGATCAACGCGGCCTGCGAGGTCCGTGTCCTGCGCGACGGCTCGGTGGAGGTGATGTCGAGCGTGCAGGATATCGGCACCGGCATCACCACGGTGCTCGCCCAGACGGTGGCGGAAGTCCTCGGCCTGCGCGCGGAGGATATCACGGTCCGCATCGGCGATACCATCTTTCCGTCGGGGCCGCCGTCCTATGGCAGCCGCACGACGGCGTCGATCACGCCGCCCGCCCGCACCGCCGCCTGGCGCGTGCTCCGCCGCCTGCTGGCCGAAGCCGCCCAGCGCCTGGGCGTCGCGCCGGATGCCCTGATCGCCCGCGCCGGGCGGATCATCGTCCGCGACGATCCTGCCCGGGGCCTGGCCTTCGGCGAGGTCACGGCGCGGCTGCGCACGGATTCCATCAGCGAAGTCGCCTCCCGCGCCGACGATTACGCCGGCTTCGGGCAACGCTACGGCGACGCGGCGACGGCCCGGCAGGATCTCGGCGGCGTGCAGTTCGCCGCCGTCGCGGTCGATACCGAAACCGGCATCATCCGGGTCGAGCGCGTGCTCGCCGTCCAGGATTGCGGCCGCCCGATGAACCCGCGTCAGATCGAAAGCCAGGTTCATGGCGGCATCCTGATGGGCCTGTCCTACGCGCTGTTCGAGGACCGCATCATGGACCGTCACACCGGCCGCATGGTCAACCCCGATCTCGAGCAATACAAGATCGCCGGACCGTACGAGACCCCCGCGATCGACGTCGTCCTCCTCGAAAACTATGAAGCCAACAGCGCAA
This genomic interval from Acidiphilium multivorum AIU301 contains the following:
- a CDS encoding metal/formaldehyde-sensitive transcriptional repressor, with translation MTHTVREKRKLLARVRRIRGQVEAIERALEAEAGCETVMQQIAGVRGAIAGLMAEVVEDHVRSHLVDADTHPDAQDNDATEQLLAVIRAYLK
- the dmeF gene encoding CDF family Co(II)/Ni(II) efflux transporter DmeF; translated protein: MSDQTTFAGHDHIFLRADHERSERRTWWVIWICTAMMILEIVGGSLYGSIALVADGLHMSTHAGALLLAALAYRYARKHAGDPRFSFGTGKFGDLAGFTSAIVLAMIALLIGYEAIRRFFAPVPIDFAEALPIAGLGLVVNVVSALILAGGHDHGHSHGHAHGHGHGHGHGHGHGHHHGHAGDDHHHDDETHLVTIGGAAMRLGIFEDGVPPRFRLAAEDGDLPTAAAVTIETIRAGGRRQAFTMTAADGYLESHEEIPEPHEFTAVVAIGDASGAVNFVEHEHAHETTGRDNNMRAAVIHVATDAAVSILVIVGLLLARAFGWRWMDPAVGIVGALVIASWAFGLIRDTGAILLDMTPDRRLAQRLRETIEADGDELADLHLWRLGPGHLGAILSVRTASGLGAADYQRKLARFRSLSHLTVEVHARSA
- a CDS encoding xanthine dehydrogenase family protein molybdopterin-binding subunit; the protein is MAHDPSRRTERFPHGIAGAGLGSIERSVPADEPPPLPPNAELAVIGRSVPRLNGRDKVTGATRYTVDIAPRGMLHARLLRAPLAHARIRAIDAGAARALDGVRAVVILAQPGDPLSGMVRYAGQPVAALAADSPAIARAALDLVRVDYEALPFVVDMEDARASEAPPVYAPGTAPAGHPSGFPAPAGLARHGNVRAAVIDRRGDVAAGLAAADVVVEGTYRTQVQTHCCMEPHAIVADWTEDGLTVHMSTQFTAGIRHELAAAFALPLSRVRVVVDGMGGGFGSKSTLGTYGRAAVALSRAAGAPVRLVLTRAEEQVDSGNRPGTFQHLRIGARRDGTLTAIELTSHGTAGVALGAGVGDFAGAVYRCPNLLTSHRDVFTNAGPGCAMRAPGNVPGAFAFEQAIDELAERLALDPVALRDRIDPSPVRREERRIGAARFGWAARHPPGSDRGPVKRGIGMAQSHWGAHVQINAACEVRVLRDGSVEVMSSVQDIGTGITTVLAQTVAEVLGLRAEDITVRIGDTIFPSGPPSYGSRTTASITPPARTAAWRVLRRLLAEAAQRLGVAPDALIARAGRIIVRDDPARGLAFGEVTARLRTDSISEVASRADDYAGFGQRYGDAATARQDLGGVQFAAVAVDTETGIIRVERVLAVQDCGRPMNPRQIESQVHGGILMGLSYALFEDRIMDRHTGRMVNPDLEQYKIAGPYETPAIDVVLLENYEANSATDAYGIAEPANIATAPAIANAVRNAIGIRMRRLPMTPAAVLAALGGSPSRNLPP
- a CDS encoding MerR family transcriptional regulator; protein product: MLGIGELSRKTGVRIETIRYYERIGLLAPPARTAGNYRRYRETDVGRLRFIRRARALGFPIDRIGTLLALADQRDRSCEDVDAIARDHLDEIDRKIADLTALRRELASMVDACSSRSIARCRILGALASDR
- a CDS encoding cation diffusion facilitator family transporter — encoded protein: MPHDHHAHDAHAGHDHHGHSHGPGHSHAPADFGAAFAIGAILNSAFVVGEVIAGIAAHSMALVADAGHNLGDVLGLLVAWVAAVLAKRSPSRRYTYGLGRGTILAALMNATILLISIGAIAVEAIRRLFEPAPVGTATIMIVAAIGIVVNGVTAWLFAAGRGSDINIRAAFQHMAYDALVSLGVVVAGAVILLTGWERIDPLASLAIAGVILAGTWGLLRDSVALAMDRVPDGIDIAALRDFVLDWPEVSAVHDLHVWPTSTTDSAMTLHVVTPGGHPGDDFTGRLAEAIRLNFGIGHLTLQIETDAALCATDCSRHHLPAARS
- a CDS encoding cation transporter: MDEAPATIEPALQDHCCAAAGPTAGTSPAPALRAERAALIGRAFRLEYATLGWMAIEATVAILAGLRARSVALGAFGIDSVIEIASALVLIWRLNVELRRGEAFGEQAERLAGRLAGGLLFALAASVVIMAAFRLAARAGASFSWPGLAVTLAAMPVMYLLARRKIAVADALGSRAMRADAMESITCFYLSLVVVIGLAVQAVTGAWWVDAATSLGVVWFLVREGREAWTGTCCC
- a CDS encoding (2Fe-2S)-binding protein, translating into MEHDVSRRSFICGSALAAAAAGVPGPAAAAPPAADAGRVLGPGAIPVTLTVNGTGHVLAIPPQTTLADALRTMLGLTGTKVACDRGACSACTVWLDGKPIVSCMFLAIDAAGHRVTTIEGLARGDDLHPVQAAFIAHDALQCGFCTPGMVMSCAALLGSVPAPTDAEVRAAISGHLCRCGTYPHVIAATLDAARVRKS